Proteins encoded within one genomic window of Streptomyces profundus:
- a CDS encoding NDP-hexose 2,3-dehydratase family protein, whose amino-acid sequence MSIPLAPPAGSGPVLRSRREPSVAARFASSAATTEGADLSTEDVSGWLTERAGANRFRVDPVPFAELDGWSFEPGTGNLRHRSGGFFSVEGVRVHKDSGVHREWEQPIICQPEVGILGILVKEFDGVLHCLMQAKMEPGNVNLLQLSPTVQATRSNYRRVHKGAKVKYIDFFTEPERGRVLVDSMQSEHGSWFYRKSNRNMIVEAIGEVPEDADYRWLTFGQIAALLHQDNVINMDSRTVLACAPLPDGEEGALHTDAELRSWITEARCRREVRAELMPLDEVRDWKRGDESIDHDDGRYFRVLGVSVEAGNREVTGWSQPLLQPHGLGVTAFLTRRFEGVLHVLTHARAEAGLRSPAEFSPTVQSTPRNHAHHPPERRPLFLDQVIDADPGRVWYEAVHSEEGGRFRNAESRYLLVHADEAETALAPPAEFRWVTPGQLTSLAQHGHYVNVEARTLLACLNAALATAG is encoded by the coding sequence ATGTCCATTCCACTGGCCCCGCCCGCAGGCAGCGGCCCCGTGTTGCGGTCGCGACGCGAGCCGTCGGTCGCCGCCCGCTTCGCCAGCTCGGCCGCGACGACCGAGGGTGCCGACCTGAGCACCGAGGACGTGTCGGGCTGGCTGACGGAACGGGCGGGCGCGAACCGTTTCCGCGTCGACCCGGTGCCGTTCGCCGAGTTGGACGGCTGGTCGTTCGAGCCGGGGACCGGGAACCTCAGGCACCGCAGCGGCGGCTTCTTCTCCGTCGAGGGGGTACGGGTCCACAAGGACTCGGGGGTGCACCGGGAATGGGAGCAGCCCATCATCTGCCAGCCCGAGGTGGGCATCCTCGGCATCCTGGTCAAGGAGTTCGACGGGGTGCTCCACTGCCTGATGCAGGCCAAGATGGAGCCGGGCAACGTCAATCTGCTCCAGCTCTCGCCCACCGTCCAGGCGACCAGGAGCAACTACCGGCGGGTGCACAAGGGCGCGAAGGTGAAGTACATCGACTTCTTCACCGAGCCGGAGCGCGGCCGGGTGCTGGTGGACTCGATGCAGTCGGAGCACGGCTCCTGGTTCTATCGCAAGAGCAACCGCAACATGATCGTGGAGGCGATCGGCGAGGTCCCAGAGGACGCAGACTACCGGTGGTTGACGTTCGGGCAGATCGCCGCGCTGCTCCACCAGGACAACGTCATCAACATGGACTCCCGCACGGTGCTGGCCTGCGCGCCGCTGCCCGACGGCGAGGAGGGCGCGCTCCACACCGACGCCGAGTTGCGTTCCTGGATCACCGAGGCGCGCTGTCGGCGGGAGGTGAGGGCCGAGTTGATGCCGCTGGACGAGGTTCGCGACTGGAAACGCGGCGACGAGTCCATCGACCACGACGACGGCCGGTACTTCCGGGTGTTGGGCGTCTCCGTGGAGGCGGGCAACCGCGAGGTGACCGGCTGGTCGCAGCCGCTGCTCCAGCCGCACGGCCTGGGCGTCACGGCCTTTCTGACCCGGCGGTTCGAGGGCGTTCTGCATGTGCTGACGCACGCCCGCGCCGAGGCGGGGCTGCGCAGTCCGGCGGAGTTCAGCCCCACGGTGCAGTCCACCCCGCGCAACCACGCGCACCATCCGCCCGAGCGCCGCCCGCTCTTCCTCGACCAGGTGATCGACGCCGACCCGGGGCGCGTCTGGTACGAGGCCGTGCACTCCGAGGAGGGCGGCCGGTTCCGTAACGCCGAGAGTCGCTATCTGCTGGTGCACGCGGACGAGGCGGAGACGGCGCTCGCGCCGCCCGCCGAGTTCCGCTGGGTCACGCCAGGCCAGCTCACCTCGCTGGCCCAGCACGGGCACTATGTGAACGTGGAGGCCAGGACGCTGCTCGCCTGCCTGAACGCGGCGCTCGCCACGGCCGGTTGA
- a CDS encoding glucose-1-phosphate thymidylyltransferase, protein MKALVLAGGTGSRLRPITHTAAKQLVPVANKPVLFYGIESLVAAGVTDIGIIVGDTAAEIRAAVGDGGDFGAKVTYIPQHQPLGLAHAVLVARDYLADDDFVMYLGDNFIVGGINDLVRKFHDRRPDADILLTHVDDPRVFGVAELDESGRVVRLEEKPEKPASDLALVGVYLFTPAVHEAVRAISPSARGELEIVDAIQWLIDQGLVVRSTTISGYWKDTGNVTDMLEVNRSVLETVEPCQHGTVDAETEIIGRVRVERGAVVSQSRIVGPAVIGAGTTVRGSYVGPSTSVAENCVIDGSEIEYSIVLEGASIEGVGRIEASLIGRKVRVTRAGRAPRAHRFILGDHSKVRITP, encoded by the coding sequence ATGAAAGCACTCGTACTCGCGGGCGGTACCGGCAGCAGGTTGCGGCCGATCACGCACACCGCGGCCAAGCAACTCGTTCCGGTGGCGAACAAGCCGGTGCTCTTCTACGGCATCGAGTCGCTGGTCGCCGCCGGCGTCACCGACATCGGGATCATCGTGGGCGACACGGCCGCCGAGATCCGCGCCGCGGTCGGCGACGGCGGCGACTTCGGCGCCAAGGTCACCTACATCCCGCAGCACCAGCCGCTGGGGTTGGCCCACGCGGTTCTCGTCGCGCGCGACTATCTCGCCGACGACGACTTCGTGATGTACCTCGGGGACAACTTCATAGTCGGCGGGATCAACGACCTGGTGCGGAAGTTCCACGACCGGCGGCCCGACGCCGACATCCTCCTGACGCATGTGGACGACCCACGGGTCTTCGGCGTGGCCGAGCTGGACGAGAGCGGCCGGGTGGTGCGTCTTGAGGAGAAGCCGGAGAAGCCGGCCAGCGACCTGGCGTTGGTCGGGGTCTATCTGTTCACGCCGGCGGTGCACGAGGCGGTGCGGGCCATCAGCCCCTCGGCGCGCGGCGAGTTGGAGATCGTGGACGCCATCCAGTGGCTGATCGACCAGGGCCTGGTGGTGCGTTCCACCACCATCTCCGGCTACTGGAAGGACACCGGTAACGTCACCGACATGCTGGAGGTCAACCGGTCGGTGCTGGAGACGGTGGAGCCCTGTCAGCACGGGACGGTGGACGCGGAGACGGAGATCATCGGCCGGGTCCGCGTCGAGAGGGGCGCGGTGGTGTCGCAGTCGCGGATCGTGGGCCCGGCCGTGATCGGCGCGGGCACGACGGTGCGGGGCTCCTATGTCGGCCCCTCCACCTCCGTCGCGGAGAACTGCGTGATCGACGGCAGCGAGATCGAGTACTCCATCGTGCTTGAAGGCGCCTCGATCGAGGGCGTCGGCCGGATAGAGGCCTCGTTGATCGGCCGGAAGGTGCGGGTGACGCGCGCCGGCCGGGCGCCCCGCGCGCACCGCTTCATCCTCGGCGACCACAGTAAGGTGCGGATCACCCCATGA
- the rfbB gene encoding dTDP-glucose 4,6-dehydratase, whose translation MRVLVTGGAGFIGSCFTRMLLQPGAPLSAAGVTVLDALTYAGNRDNLAAVADDPRLTFVHGDIRDADLVRDLLPGHDAVVHFAAESHVDRSIEGAAEFVSTNVGGTQTLLDAALRQPSTTFLHVSTDEVYGSLAEGSWTEDHPLLPNSPYAASKASSDLIALAYHRTHGLDVRVTRCSNNYGPYQFPEKVIPLFTTRLLTGGEVPLYGDGRNVRDWLHVEDHCRALAAVLLGGRAGEVYNIGGGAELSNRQLTERLLAACGATWDRVRQVADRKGHDLRYSVDSTKIRETLGWAPRHTFDRGLAATVDWYRERRDWWEPPHAEAAGPSPAR comes from the coding sequence ATGAGAGTCCTGGTCACCGGCGGCGCCGGTTTCATCGGGTCCTGTTTCACGCGCATGCTCCTCCAGCCGGGCGCCCCGCTGTCGGCCGCCGGCGTCACCGTGCTCGACGCGCTCACCTACGCGGGCAACCGGGACAACCTGGCGGCGGTGGCCGACGATCCCCGGCTGACCTTCGTGCACGGCGACATCAGGGACGCCGACCTGGTCCGCGACCTGCTGCCGGGACACGACGCGGTGGTGCACTTCGCCGCCGAGTCCCACGTGGACCGGTCGATCGAGGGCGCCGCCGAGTTCGTCAGCACCAATGTCGGCGGCACCCAGACACTGCTGGACGCGGCGCTGCGGCAGCCGTCCACCACGTTTCTGCATGTCTCGACGGACGAGGTCTACGGTTCCCTCGCCGAGGGGTCGTGGACGGAGGACCATCCGCTGCTGCCCAACTCCCCCTACGCGGCGTCCAAGGCGTCGTCGGACCTGATCGCGCTGGCCTACCACCGCACCCACGGCCTCGATGTGCGGGTCACCCGCTGCTCGAACAACTACGGGCCCTACCAGTTTCCCGAGAAGGTCATCCCGCTGTTCACCACCCGGCTGCTGACCGGCGGCGAGGTGCCGCTGTACGGCGACGGGCGGAACGTGCGGGACTGGCTGCACGTGGAGGACCACTGCCGGGCGCTGGCCGCCGTGTTGCTGGGCGGGCGCGCCGGCGAGGTCTACAACATCGGCGGCGGCGCCGAGCTGTCCAACCGGCAGCTCACCGAGCGGCTGCTGGCCGCCTGCGGCGCGACCTGGGACCGGGTGCGGCAGGTCGCCGACCGCAAGGGCCACGACCTGCGGTACTCGGTGGACTCCACGAAGATCCGCGAGACGCTCGGCTGGGCCCCCCGGCACACCTTCGACCGGGGCCTGGCGGCGACCGTCGACTGGTACCGGGAGCGTCGGGACTGGTGGGAGCCGCCGCACGCCGAGGCGGCCGGCCCCTCACCCGCGCGCTGA